Proteins from a genomic interval of Thunnus thynnus chromosome 5, fThuThy2.1, whole genome shotgun sequence:
- the tmed6 gene encoding transmembrane emp24 domain-containing protein 6, with the protein MLVNILLIVLSSQSVWSRKSEPSLSEASAGLFRGSDKYDFAIEVPAAEMECFWHFAHQSGSFYLAYMVQWVTGMANNHRLFVTVHSPEGVFITSRSEALGQMNFQTEVTGFYRMCLGNHYNQFGVTRVFVDFGVIYESFMESEREMEEGEEVINSTLAGIEESVQKLQNQIFHMWRHYNFARMRKGKDHHILTSNLNYVNWWSATQSVVIVLSGYLQLFVLKRLFRTDSSRPRC; encoded by the exons ATGCTGGTGAACATTCTGCTTATAGTGTTGAGCTCTCAGAGCGTCTGGTCCAGAAAGTCAGAGCCTTCTCTCAGTGAAGCGTCTGCCGGTCTCTTCAGGGGATCAGACAAATATGACTTTGCCATCGAGGTTCCTGCTGCAGAGATGGAGTGTTTCTGGCACTTTGCCCACCAGAGTGGCAGCTTCTACCTGGCATACATG GTTCAGTGGGTAACGGGGATGGCCAACAACCACCGGCTGTTTGTGACAGTCCACTCACCAGAGGGCGTCTTTATAACTTCAAGGAGCGAAGCGCTTGGTCAAATGAACTTCCAGACTGAAGTGACAG GTTTTTACAGAATGTGTCTTGGGAACCACTACAACCAGTTCGGAGTCACCAGGGTTTTTGTGGACTTCGGTGTCATCTATGAAAGCTTCATGGAGTCcgagagagagatggaagaaggagaggaagtcATTAACAGCACTTTGGCTGGTATTGAG GAAAGCGTACAGAAGCTGCAGAATCAGATCTTCCACATGTGGCGGCATTACAACTTCGCCCGCATGAGGAAAGGGAAGGACCACCACATCCTGACGTCCAACCTCAACTACGTCAACTGGTGGTCGGCGACCCAAAGCGTCGTCATCGTCCTGTCTGGATACCTGCAGCTCTTCGTCCTCAAAAGACTCTTCCGCACAGACTCCAGCAGGCCGAGATGCTGA